The Rubrobacter tropicus nucleotide sequence GCCGTCTGCGCCAGGAGCTCCCCGGCGTCGTCCGGGACGGGCTCCGGGATAATTTGCGGTCGCAGGGCGAGCAGCGCGGGCACCGCGACGGCGACGGCGACGGTGTTGAGAGTGGCGCCGACGGCGAAGGCGGTGAAGGTGCCGCCGGAGATCAGGCCCAAGACGGGTATAGCCATAAACGCCACGTAGAACCCCGCAGCCGGCGCGAGGAACTTCACGAGCGCCCGTGGGTCGTATTTTCTGTAGGACATGTAGAAGCCTAAAGTGTTGCCCAGCACCGCAGGGACGGTCGCCATCAGCACCTTCACGAAGCCGAACTGGGAGACCTCCCCCGGCGCCCCGAAAGCCGGCGGGGCCACGCCCGCGATCAGCGTGTTGACGGCGAAAGCTATCGCCGACAACAGCAGGCCCACCCCGACCACGGCGGCCGGCCGGATCCCACCCTCCCGACTAAACACGATACGGTTCATCTCTATCTCCTCTCCTCAACCTGTCTTCTAACGTTGTCTTTGTATTTAACTTAGTTAAGTAGTGGGCAAAAAGGGGGCTCCTCTCTCTATGCGGCGAGCCACGCGGTTACGAGGTCGCGGGCGGCCTGGTCCGTCAATTTCTCGGCCTCTTCGTTGCCGCCCCGGAGCCGGCCGGCCATAGCGAGTGCCACGAGGCCGTGGAAGGCGCCCCACGCCAGCGTCACTTTCGTCCAGACGTCGTTCGTCTCCTTTCCGTTCTCGACGAGTATCTCCTCCAATACTTCGGCCATGGTTCCGGCTATCTTCTCTCCTTCCTTCTGCAACTCCATCACGGGGAACGAGACCCCCCCGAGGCCGTACATGACCTGGTAGAGGTCGGGGGAATCGAAAGCGAAGCGGCACCAGGCGCGGGCCATGGCAAGCAGGGCCTCTTCCGGGTCGTTCGAGGAGTTCCGGGCCTTCTCGATGGCCCGAAGCTGACCGGCGTAGCCCTCTCGCACGAGCTCGAGGAGCAGGTCCTCTTTGGAGTCGAAGTACTCGTAGATCACGGGCGGGCTGTACTCGACGCGCGCGGCGATCTTGCGGATCGTCACCGACCGCCAACCCTCCGCGGAGGCGATCTCGCGCGCCGCGGCCAATATCCCGCTCCTCAATGTCTCCCTCTGCCTCTGCCTGCGCTCCTTGATGCCCATAATCCCCTCGTCTCTGATCTATGATCGCGATAATAACTTAGTTAAGTGGGTGTGTCAATAGAGTATTTCGAGGGAATCTGGTTCGCCATTGGAGGGACCGTAATTCTGGTCTCGTCGTCAGAGCATTAGCCAGAGAGGTTGTGGGACCCATGAGCGGGGTTGTCGGCTTTCGGCAAGGGCTGATCGCTGATGGCGCGTTGCGGCGGCGCGGTGTAGTCGTCAGGAGTTTGCGGGCATCTGGAAGATCACGCGCGTTCCCTCGCCGGGGGCGCTCTCGACCACGAGGGTCCCGCCGAGGGCGGCGGCCCGCTCTCTCATGGAGGTTTGGCCCAGCCCTCCCCTGATCGTGCCCGGGTCGAAGCCCTCGCCGTCGTCGGTCACCTTGGCCCGGATCCCGTCCCCTTCGGCTTCCAGATAGACGCACACGCGGCCGGCTTCCGAGTGCCTGCGGGCGTTGTTTACGGCCTCCTTCAGGATGCGCAGGAGCTCCGCGCCCACGGCGTCGGGCAACGTGTCGGGGAAGCCCCTATCCACCGAAAGCTCTGTCTCCAGTTTGGGAGACATCCGGCGGGTGGCGGCCAGAACCTCTTCCACGGCTTCGCCGAAAGGGCGCCCCTGGGCCTCCGCCGGATGAAGGTCGTAGACGGCCTCGCGCAGCCCCCGCGCAGACCGCAGCAGCGCTTCGGCGGCTTTCCCCAGGCGTCCGTCCGCCTTCCCCAATCGGTCGCCGGCCCCGGGGTTCTCGGAGATGACCTCGACGAGCTGCACCTCGGTCAGGGCGTAGGTGATGTCCTGCAGGGCGCCGTCGTGGAGGTCGCGCGCCATACGCCGCCTCTCGGCCTCCCTGACGTCGTGCAGGGCCTGATCCGCCCGCTCCCGCTCGATGGAGGCGGCGAGCACGTTCGCGACGGACCGCAGGAAGTGCACGTCGTCTTCAGTGAAGGTTTTAGATTCTCCGTGGTGGACGCCGAGGACGCCGAAGGGCCCCCGTCGACCGCGGATGATGGTGCTCATCCCGCTCACCACGCCGTGCTCCAAGAGGAGCGGCGGCCCGGAGAAGCGTCGCTCAGAACTCAGGTCCTCGACGACGACCGGCTTGTCGGAGAGCAGCGTGTAGCCGGCCTGCGAATAGCGGTCCGAGCTTACCGTGGCCCGCCCGACGAGGCCCTCGTCCCAGCCAACCCCAGCGCGTAGCAGCAGTTCGTCGCCCTCAGGCAGCAGCTCGAGAACCTTGCAGTACCTGACGCCGAGGGTCTGTGCGACCCGGGCGACCGCCTCTTCCATGAGCGACGATACGTCCGCGGACAGGGCGCGCCGACCGAGGTCCGCGACCGACCGTTGCTGGCGGACCCTTACCCTGAGCTCCCCCTCTACTCGTCTCTGCTCGGTGACGTCACGAGCGGCGGCGTGTATCAGGCCCTCCCCGACATCCGGGACGGCGTTCCACGAGAGCCGCACCGCGGAACCGTCTTTTCTCACCCAGCGGTTCTCGAAGTCGAAAGTCGGCCTGCCGTCGGCCAGGCTCGCGAGCACCGCGAGGGTCCGCGCGCGGTCGTCCGGGTGGACCAGATCGAGGAACGGCTTGGCGAGGAGCTCCTTTTCGGTGTAGCCGAAAGCCTCCTCGAAGGCGGGGTTCACGCGCCTGAAGAAGCCGTCGAGTCCGGCGACGCAGATCGGCTCCGGCGAAAGCACGAAGAAGCGGTCACGCTCCTCTTCGGCGGCCTTGCGCTCGGTGAGGTCGCGCGCGATGGTGGAGAGGTACTCGGTCTGGCCGTCCTCTCCCTTGTGGGCGATGATGACCTGTGAGACCGGTATCTCGCGACCCTCGCGGGAGAGCAGGGCCGTCTCGCCCTCCCAGGCGCCGTCGCGCATGGCGGTCGGAATACCCTCCCGGAAGACCAGGGCTTGAGCCCATCCCGGATGGTAGCCGGAAACGTGTACCCCCGAGAGCTCCTCGCGCTCGCCGATGCCGAGCATTCGCCGTCCGGCCGGGTTG carries:
- a CDS encoding TetR/AcrR family transcriptional regulator; translation: MGIKERRQRQRETLRSGILAAAREIASAEGWRSVTIRKIAARVEYSPPVIYEYFDSKEDLLLELVREGYAGQLRAIEKARNSSNDPEEALLAMARAWCRFAFDSPDLYQVMYGLGGVSFPVMELQKEGEKIAGTMAEVLEEILVENGKETNDVWTKVTLAWGAFHGLVALAMAGRLRGGNEEAEKLTDQAARDLVTAWLAA
- a CDS encoding PAS domain S-box protein, whose translation is MNRYAEILDATTDFVGTADARGNTLSINPAGRRMLGIGEREELSGVHVSGYHPGWAQALVFREGIPTAMRDGAWEGETALLSREGREIPVSQVIIAHKGEDGQTEYLSTIARDLTERKAAEEERDRFFVLSPEPICVAGLDGFFRRVNPAFEEAFGYTEKELLAKPFLDLVHPDDRARTLAVLASLADGRPTFDFENRWVRKDGSAVRLSWNAVPDVGEGLIHAAARDVTEQRRVEGELRVRVRQQRSVADLGRRALSADVSSLMEEAVARVAQTLGVRYCKVLELLPEGDELLLRAGVGWDEGLVGRATVSSDRYSQAGYTLLSDKPVVVEDLSSERRFSGPPLLLEHGVVSGMSTIIRGRRGPFGVLGVHHGESKTFTEDDVHFLRSVANVLAASIERERADQALHDVREAERRRMARDLHDGALQDITYALTEVQLVEVISENPGAGDRLGKADGRLGKAAEALLRSARGLREAVYDLHPAEAQGRPFGEAVEEVLAATRRMSPKLETELSVDRGFPDTLPDAVGAELLRILKEAVNNARRHSEAGRVCVYLEAEGDGIRAKVTDDGEGFDPGTIRGGLGQTSMRERAAALGGTLVVESAPGEGTRVIFQMPANS